The Balaenoptera acutorostrata chromosome 10, mBalAcu1.1, whole genome shotgun sequence genome has a window encoding:
- the CRIPTO gene encoding teratocarcinoma-derived growth factor 1 has translation MDQRKMERFSSSVIWILALSRAFELGLVTGLGHCELARPSQGDLTFRDDGLQSREEPAIRHRPSQFVPSTGIQNSKELNRTCCLNGGTCMLGSFCACPPSFYGRNCEHDMRKQNCGSVLHDTWLPRKCSMCKCWHGQLRCFPQPFLPGCDGHVMDEHLTASGTPELTLSACALMLPGICLAIQSYY, from the exons ATGGACCAAAGAAAGATGGAGCGCTTTTCTTCCAG TGTGATTTGGATCCTGGCCCTTTCCAGAGCATTTGAACTGGGATTAGTCACTG GATTGGGCCACTGTGAACTTGCCCGTCCGTCACAGGGAGACCTGACTTTCAGAGACGATGGCCTTCAGTCCCGGGAGGAGCCTGCAATTCGTCATCGGCCTTCCCAGTTTGTACCATCCACGGGAATCCAGAACA GTAAGGAGCTAAACAGAACCTGCTGTCTGAATGGGGGAACCTGCATGCTGGGGTCCTTTTGTGCCTGCCCTCCCTCTTTCTATGGACGGAACTGTGAGCATGACATGCGCAAACA gaactGTGGGTctgtgctccatgacacctggcTGCCCAGGAAGTGTTCCATGTGTAAATGCTGGCACGGCCAGCTCCGCTGCTTTCCTCAGCCGTTCCTACCTGGTTGTG ATGGCCATGTGATGGATGAGCACCTCACAGCTTCCGGGACTCCAGAATTAACACTGTCTGCATGTGCTCTTATGCTACCTGGCATCTGCCTTGctatacaaagttattattaA